A region from the Rhinoderma darwinii isolate aRhiDar2 chromosome 2, aRhiDar2.hap1, whole genome shotgun sequence genome encodes:
- the LOC142743239 gene encoding bile acid receptor-like isoform X2, giving the protein MRQWEGVEQTMANSYVTVPDAYCLAEPLPYYDVLPDHINYQLPDSDFQATPFCQYTNVPYSPVLQSPASQCHYSAYSLETPYGDGQYVLSTCDMSKPTPNMTHSMEEMYPTVKRTRISHSSIRMKGHEELCVVCGDKASGYHYNALTCEGCKGFFRRSITKNAVYRCKNGGHCEMDMYMRRKCQECRLKKCKAVGMLAECLLTEVQCKSKRLRKNCKQNSSIVCNVKVEDDANDSRQVSSTTKSGKVVTRLELTAEDCKLIDHIVTAYQKYASPIDEHKLFLEESVNAEEIFYHISEAAVMHVQVLVEFTKRLPGFEILDHDDQIALLKGSTVEAIFLRSAQIYNQQATGCSQLDDGLAKYQTHTGEYYHIQDFDRCPLYSLEPTPRQNTQTFNTDLTEEFITPLFNFYRSMGSLNVTDAEYALLSAITVFFSDRPFLKNKNGVEKLQEPLLGILHKYSKIYHPEDPQHFARLTGRLTELRTLNHNHSEVLLSWKTRDTKLTSLLYGGWDFH; this is encoded by the exons ACGTCCTGCCAGATCACATTAATTATCAACTTCCAGATTCAGACTTCCAGGCGACTCCATTTTGTCAGTATACAAATGTGCCTTATTCCCCTGTGTTGCAATCCCCAGCATCACAATGCCACTACAGTGCATACAGTTTGGAGACTCCATATGGTGATGGACAATATGTCCTTAGCACATGTGACATGAGTAAACCAACCCCTAACATGACTCATAGCATGGAAGAGATGTACCCTACTGTAAAGAGGACTAGGATTAGCCATTCCAGCATCCGGATGAAAGGTCATGAAGAACTTTGTGTCGTATGTGGAGATAAGGCTTCTGGATACCATTACAATGCCCTTACTTGTGAAGGGTGTAAAG GTTTTTTCCGTCGTAGCATTACCAAAAATGCTGTGTATAGGTGTAAGAATGGAGGACACTGTGAGATGGACATGTACATGAGGAGGAAATGTCAGGAATGTCGGCTGAAGAAGTGTAAGGCTGTTGGCATGCTTGCAGAAT GTTTGTTAACTGAAGTACAATGTAAGTCAAAGAGGCTCAGGAAAAATTGTAAGCAAAACAGCTCAATAGTTTGCAATGTGAAAGTGGAAGATGATGCAAATGACAGCAGACAAGTGTCATCAACTACCAAGTCAGGAAAA GTAGTAACACGACTAGAATTGACAGCTGAAGACTGCAAATTGATTGATCATATAGTTACTGCATATCAAAAGTATGCCTCTCCAATAGATGAGCACAAATTATTT CTAGAAGAATCAGTAAATGCAGAGGAAATATTCTACCATATCTCTGAAGCAGCGGTTATGCATGTGCAAGTGCTTGTAGAATTCACAAAAAGGCTACCAG GGTTTGAAATTCTGGATCATGATGATCAGATTGCTCTTCTCAAAGGCTCCACTGTTGAAGCAATATTTTTACGTTCAGCTCAAATATACAATCAACAAGCGACAGGGTGCTCACAGCTAGATGATG gactCGCAAAATACCAGACCCACACGGGAGAATATTATCATATTCAGGATTTTGACAGATGTCCTTTGTATTCTCTAGAACCTACTCCGCGGCAAAATACTCAAACATTTAATACAG ATCTTACAGAAGAATTTATTACTCCACTGTTCAACTTTTATAGAAGTATGGGCTCCCTTAATGTGACTGATGCAGAATATGCTTTACTCTCTGCAATAACTGTGTTTTTTTCCG ATCGTCCATTCTTAAAAAACAAGAATGGTGTTGAAAAACTTCAGGAGCCACTTTTAGGAATTTTACATAAGTATTCAAAGATCTACCATCCAGAAGACCCGCAACATTTTGCACGACTAACTGGACGCTTGACTGAGCTAAGGACCCTTAACCACAATCACTCAGAAGTACTGTTATCATGGAAAACTAGAGATACCAAGctcacctcattgctttatggtgGTTGGGACTTCCACTGA
- the LOC142743239 gene encoding bile acid receptor-like isoform X1 encodes MRQWEGVEQTMANSYVTVPDAYCLAEPLPYYDVLPDHINYQLPDSDFQATPFCQYTNVPYSPVLQSPASQCHYSAYSLETPYGDGQYVLSTCDMSKPTPNMTHSMEEMYPTVKRTRISHSSIRMKGHEELCVVCGDKASGYHYNALTCEGCKGFFRRSITKNAVYRCKNGGHCEMDMYMRRKCQECRLKKCKAVGMLAECLLTEVQCKSKRLRKNCKQNSSIVCNVKVEDDANDSRQVSSTTKSGKQVVTRLELTAEDCKLIDHIVTAYQKYASPIDEHKLFLEESVNAEEIFYHISEAAVMHVQVLVEFTKRLPGFEILDHDDQIALLKGSTVEAIFLRSAQIYNQQATGCSQLDDGLAKYQTHTGEYYHIQDFDRCPLYSLEPTPRQNTQTFNTDLTEEFITPLFNFYRSMGSLNVTDAEYALLSAITVFFSDRPFLKNKNGVEKLQEPLLGILHKYSKIYHPEDPQHFARLTGRLTELRTLNHNHSEVLLSWKTRDTKLTSLLYGGWDFH; translated from the exons ACGTCCTGCCAGATCACATTAATTATCAACTTCCAGATTCAGACTTCCAGGCGACTCCATTTTGTCAGTATACAAATGTGCCTTATTCCCCTGTGTTGCAATCCCCAGCATCACAATGCCACTACAGTGCATACAGTTTGGAGACTCCATATGGTGATGGACAATATGTCCTTAGCACATGTGACATGAGTAAACCAACCCCTAACATGACTCATAGCATGGAAGAGATGTACCCTACTGTAAAGAGGACTAGGATTAGCCATTCCAGCATCCGGATGAAAGGTCATGAAGAACTTTGTGTCGTATGTGGAGATAAGGCTTCTGGATACCATTACAATGCCCTTACTTGTGAAGGGTGTAAAG GTTTTTTCCGTCGTAGCATTACCAAAAATGCTGTGTATAGGTGTAAGAATGGAGGACACTGTGAGATGGACATGTACATGAGGAGGAAATGTCAGGAATGTCGGCTGAAGAAGTGTAAGGCTGTTGGCATGCTTGCAGAAT GTTTGTTAACTGAAGTACAATGTAAGTCAAAGAGGCTCAGGAAAAATTGTAAGCAAAACAGCTCAATAGTTTGCAATGTGAAAGTGGAAGATGATGCAAATGACAGCAGACAAGTGTCATCAACTACCAAGTCAGGAAAA CAGGTAGTAACACGACTAGAATTGACAGCTGAAGACTGCAAATTGATTGATCATATAGTTACTGCATATCAAAAGTATGCCTCTCCAATAGATGAGCACAAATTATTT CTAGAAGAATCAGTAAATGCAGAGGAAATATTCTACCATATCTCTGAAGCAGCGGTTATGCATGTGCAAGTGCTTGTAGAATTCACAAAAAGGCTACCAG GGTTTGAAATTCTGGATCATGATGATCAGATTGCTCTTCTCAAAGGCTCCACTGTTGAAGCAATATTTTTACGTTCAGCTCAAATATACAATCAACAAGCGACAGGGTGCTCACAGCTAGATGATG gactCGCAAAATACCAGACCCACACGGGAGAATATTATCATATTCAGGATTTTGACAGATGTCCTTTGTATTCTCTAGAACCTACTCCGCGGCAAAATACTCAAACATTTAATACAG ATCTTACAGAAGAATTTATTACTCCACTGTTCAACTTTTATAGAAGTATGGGCTCCCTTAATGTGACTGATGCAGAATATGCTTTACTCTCTGCAATAACTGTGTTTTTTTCCG ATCGTCCATTCTTAAAAAACAAGAATGGTGTTGAAAAACTTCAGGAGCCACTTTTAGGAATTTTACATAAGTATTCAAAGATCTACCATCCAGAAGACCCGCAACATTTTGCACGACTAACTGGACGCTTGACTGAGCTAAGGACCCTTAACCACAATCACTCAGAAGTACTGTTATCATGGAAAACTAGAGATACCAAGctcacctcattgctttatggtgGTTGGGACTTCCACTGA